Within the Terriglobales bacterium genome, the region GTTCGCGCCACGGCTGATGCCCGTACTTCTTGTTTGCCAGTTCCAGGCCGCGCACCGTGCCCGGGACGCCCGAGGCACGCCACCCGATCAGGCTGTCGTCGGTGACTTTGCCTTCGGCGTCGAGGTACATGTCCCGGCTGGCTTTCGCGGGAGCTTTTTCGCGGAAGTCGATGAAGGTGCTGCGACCATCAGCGAAACGGATGAGCATGAATCCGCCGCCCCCCAGATTTCCGGCGAAAGGATGTGTGACCGCCAGCGCGAATCCCACCGCGACAGCGGCATCCACCGCGTTTCCGCCGGACTTGAGCACAGCCAACCCTACATCGGCGGCGAGCGGCTCCTGGGCGACGACCATCGCCTTGCGGGCATGTACTGGCTCGCGGGCATGAGCAGCGACCGCCAACAGCCAGCACATGAGAAGGACCAGGACGTGATTTCGGCGCCAGATCCGCATGCCCGGGCATTATAGTGGGCGACGATTTTTCTGTATCCGGACGGTCGGCCTTGCATCCTAATCAACGCGCTCGCCGAAGCGCTGTCGTGAGACTTGCACCCGGGAGCCCCGGTGATTTCTCATGACCCGACTTCTTCCCGCGGAGGTCGCATGTCGAAGCGAAAGAACCCTCCCCCAGACACTCCACCCGGCATCTCACGGCGATCGTTCCTGAAGGGCGCCGGCGTGGCCGCGGCGGGCACCGCGGTGCTCGACTCCGGCCTGCTCGCCCACGCAGCCATCCCGCCGCGCGTGGCCGGCCCGGGCGCTGCCGCCATCACGCTGAACATCAACGGCACGGCGCGGCGCGTCACGGTCGAGCCCCGCACCACCCTCGCGGAGGCGCTGCGCGACGATCTGCACCTGACCGGCACCAAGGTGGTCTGCGACCGCGGCTCGTGCTCTGCCTGTACTGTCCTGCTCGATGGCGTACCGGTGAACTCCTGCATGACCTTCGCGCTGGACGTGGGCACGCGCAAGATCCGGACCATCGAAGGGCTTGGCGATCCCGAGCATCTGCATCCCGTGCAGGCTGCCTTCGTCGAGCACGACGGCATGCAATGCGGTTATTGCACGCCGGGGATGGTGATGAGCTGCGCTGCGCTGCTGGAGCGCAACCCCGATCCCAGGCCGGAGGAGGTACAGCAAGCGATCAGCGGTAACATCTGCCGCTGCGGTACCTATCCCAAGGTCGTCGAAGCCACGCTGGCGACCGCGCGGTCGCGGAAAGGAGCGTAGCCATGCCTCCTCACGCTCAGCAGAGTGCGCCGGACAGTAAGCTCGACACAAAGCAGCAGGAATTGCTCATCGGAATCCCCGGCTCAGCCGAAGGTGTGCAGAAGATCGAGCGCAATGTCCCTTCCGACGAGCCGCCGCAGCTTCCACCCAATGCCGAGCTGAAGGTCATCGGCAAGCGCGTACCGCGCTACGACGGCCCCTTCAAGGTCTCGGGTGCGGCGAAGTATCCCAGCGACGTGCATCTTCCCGGGATGTTGTACGCGCGCTTCGTCAATGCCGATGTCCCTCATGCCAAGATCGTTTCCATCGACACCTCGCAGGCGGAAAAGCATCCCGGGGTGAAGGCGGTGCACGTCATCGAGCACATCCGCGGACAGGCGGAGCTGCAGGACAAATCGAAAGAGCTCCCGTCGCGGTATCCCATCGTGCGCTACGCCGGGCAGCCGATGGCGGCGGTGGCCGCGACCACGACTGCCGCCGCGCTGGAGGCCGTGAGCCTGGTGAAGGTCACGTACGACGCGCTGCCGTTCGTGGTCGATGCCGATAAGGCGCGGCAACCGGATGCGCCGCTCGTGTTTCCCGGACCCGCCGCCGCAGCGGGAACGGCGGGCGGCGGTGGCGGCCCAGCCAGCGCTCCGCAAAAAGGAAACGTGCGCGGCCCCAATCCGGCGCGTCGTGGTGGCGGTCCGAAAGGCGATGTGGAGAAGGGCTTCGCCGAATCCGACGCCATCGTCGAAGCGGAATACCGCACCCAGGTGCAGACCCACTCGGCGCTCGAGACCCATGGCGTGGTCGCCGACTGGAAGCCCGACGGACTGACCGTGTACGCCTCCACCCAGAGCACCCTCAGCGTGCGCGATGAACTGGCGGAAATCTTCGACCTGCCCAAGACCAAGGTCCGCGTCCTCACCGAGTACATGGGTGGAGGCTTCGGCGCCAAGTTCGGCGCCGGCAACCCCGGGGCAGTCGCGGCCCAGCTCTCGAGGAAAGCGGGCGTGCCGGTGCGGCTCTTTTGCGACCGCAAGGAAGAGCACTGGGCCACCGGCAACCGCCCCAGCTCCCACCAGTACGTCAAGGTCGGCGCGAAGAAAGACGGTACGCTGCAAGCCATCAAGTGGACCAGCTACGGCACCGCGGGCGTGGGCACGGGCGCCGGCACGGCGGGCCCGGCGCAGAACCTCTATCAGTGTCCCAACGTTCTCACCGAGGAATACGACGTCTTCACCAACGCCGGTCCGGGGGCAGCCATGCGCGCCCCCGGACATCCACAGGGCGTGTTTGGCCTGGAGCAGACCATGGACGCCCTGGCCGAGAAGCTGGGCATCGACGTTCTCGACTTCATGGACAAAAACGATGCCAGCCCGGCGCGCCGCCAGGAACGGCGTATCGGCGCCGAGAAGTTCGGCTGGACGCAGAAGCGGCGCAAGCCCAACAGCGATCCCGGCCCGGTGAAGCGCGGCGTCGGCGTCGCGCAATCCGTGTGGTACCGCATCGTCGGCATGAATTCGGCCTGCGAAGTCCGTATTCACAAGGACGGCTCGGTCGAGGCGCTCTCCGCCGTGCAGGACATCGGTGGCGGCATCAAGACGGTGATCGCGCAGATCGTCGCCGAGGAGCTCGGGCTGCAACCCAGGGACATCACCGTGCGCATCGGCGACACCCAATCGCCACCGGGCCCGCCCTCAGGCGGCAGCCAGACCACCGCCTCGATCACCCCGGCGGTGCGCAATGCGGCGTACAAAGTCAAAGAGGATTTCCTGAAAGAGGTGGCGTCGGCGTGGCGCGTGCCGGTGGACTCGATGACCATCGGCGACGGCAAAGTTTCCAGCCGGAACGGGAAATCGGTCAGCTTCCGCCAAGCGGCTGCTTCGCTGCCCACCGAGACCATCTCCGCCACCGCTCGCCGCAGCCCCGAGTACGGTAAGCGGGAACTGATGTTCCTCGGTGGTGTGCAGTTCGCGGAGGTTGCGGTGGACACAGAGACCGGCATCATCCGCGTGGAGCGCGTGGTCGCGGTGCACGATTGCGGACGCCCCATGAACCTGCTTTCGCTGGAGAGCCAGGTGAACGGCGGCATCCTGCAGGGTATTTCGTACGCGCTCTACGAAGAGCGTCGCCTCGACCGCAACACCGGGATCATGGTCAATCCCAACCTCGAGGAGTACAAGATCATCGGCGCCAAGGACATGCCGCAGATCGAGGTGCACTTCATCGAGGACTACCTGGCGCGCAGTTCCACTGACGCCAGCGGCATCGGCGAACCCGCCAAGGTCCCCACGGCGGCGGCCGTCGCCAACGCCGTGTACAACGCGACCGGCGTGTGCATGTACGAGCTGCCCATGACGCCGGCCCGGGTGCTCACCGCGCTCGGCAAGGTGAAGCAGCAGACCGGAGGTGCGGCATGATCCCGCGCTTTGAATGGAGCGACGCTCATTCCCTTGACGAAGCCCTGAGCCAGCTGCGCAGCAAAGTCCTGGTCAAGGCCGGGGGCGTGGACCTGATGGACCGGCTCAAGGAAGGCCTCGACACGCCCACCCGGCTGGTGAACATCCGCACCATCCCCGGGCTCGATTACGTGCGCGAGGATGCCGGAGGGCTTCGCATCGGACCGATGACCACGCTAGCGACCATCGCCGATCACCCGGTGATCCGCCGCCGCTATGTCGCTCTGGCCGACGCCGCTCTCCGCGCCGCCACGCCGCAGATCCGCAACATGGCCACGGTCGGCGGCAACCTGCTGCAGCGGCCCCGCTGCTGGTATTTCCGCAGCGGCCAGTTCCATTGCCTGCGCAAGGGCGGCGATCGCTGCTTCGCCCAGGATGGCGAGAACGAATCCCACGCCATCTTCGACAATAGCGTGTGCGCCATCGTGCATCCTTCCGCCGCGGCATGCGCCCTGACGGCTCTGGGAGCGAAGCTGGAGATCCGCGGTAAGAAGGGTGTGCGCGAAGTTCCGCTCGACGGATTCTTCGTGCGCCCCGAGCAGGACGTCACACGGGAGCATTCGCTGGCGGAAGATGAGCTGCTGACCGAGATCAGGGTCCCCGCGCTTCCCGACAGCGCGCGTACCGCTTACACCAAGGTCGGCCAGAAGGAATCGTTCGACTGGCCGCTGGCCGAGGTTGCGGTCCTTTTGGACCAGCGCGGCGGAGCGGTGGACCGGGCGTCCATTATCCTGGGAGCGGCGGCGCCCATCCCCTGGCGCGCGGAGGCGGCGGAAAAGGCGCTGGCGGGCAAGGCCGTGAATGCTCAGTCGGCGCGTGAAGCGGCAAGAGCTGCCGTCCACGGTGCGACCCCGCTCTCCCAGAACGCCTACAAGATCACGATCTTCGAGGCGGTGGTACGGCGCACCATTCTCGCCGCCGCCGGTCAGGAGGCCTGATGCGCGAGTTCATGGATGAAGAAGAGGTAAGCGCGCCCGATCCGGCGGAACTGCCCGAGGTCTGCCGGTACATCCGCACTAAGACCGCGTTCGGCGACTCGGTCGGCTATACGCCGTGGCAGACCGGCGAGTCGGCGACCGCCGCCTATTGGTGCCTGCAGACCATGGGCGCCTGCGGCCCCGACGATGCGTTGGCGCACCCGCACTCCTGTCGTGCCGGCCGCGGCTGCTTCGCCAAACGGTCGTAGCGGTGGAGGCGCTGGGCTTCAGCCCAGCGACAGGTTATCCAAATGAAACCGCGCTTTAGCGCTGGGTTACTTAGACCAGCGCTAACGCGCTCTTCTTTCCTACTCATTCGCAGGCCTGAAGGCCTGCGCTTCCACCAGAGCTACTGCTTTGGGGCCTCCGGCTTCTGCTCGGGCATCGGACTTGCCGGGTTCAGCGGATTCGCCGGCGGCGGCGCCGGCTCGCCCTTCTTCTCCTCCGGGCTTTCCGGCACAGCGGGCCTCGGTTCGTCCGGGCGGATCGGCTTGCGCGGCAACATGTCGTCGCGCATCGCCGTGTTGTACACGAAGGTGGCCATGACGACCGCCGCCTGCTTCAGGTCATCGGGCCGGATGTGCTCATAAACATCGAGGTTGGAGTGGTGCGTGAGCGTGTTGTAGTCCATCGGGTCCTGGATGAACTGGAAGCCCGGGATGCCGACGGCGTCGAACGAGAGGTGGTCGGTGCCGCCGGTGGTGCGCATCGAGAGCGTGGTCATGCCCAGATCGCGCAGCGGCTCCATCCACGCCTTGAAGATCGGCGCCACGGCTGCATTCTCCTGCAGGTAGATGCCGCGGATCTTTCCCGTCCCGTTGTCGTAGTTGAAATAACCCGACACCAGTTTCTGCTCGGGCTTGAGCACGAGTGGCCCCGCCGGACTGCGCATGAAGGACGGCAGTTCCCTTTCCCTGGGATTCTCAGGACGGCTGCCGAAGTGTTCCTTGGCATAGCCGCGCGAGCCTAGCAGTCCTTGCTCCTCGCCTGACCACAACGCGACGCGGATGGTGCGGCGTGGCTTCACGCCCAGGACCTTCAGCAGGCGTACCGCTTCCATGGCTACGGCGACGCCCGCACCGTTGTCGGTCGCGCCTTCGCCTCCGTGCCAGGAGTCCATGTGCCCGCCCAGCATCACCAGCTGGTCCTTCAGTTTCGGATCGGTGCCCGGGATCTCGGCGACCGTGTTATAGCCCTTGTCGTCATCGTCGTAGAACCGGGTCTCCACGTTCACTTCCACCTGCACGGGCTGCTTCTTGTCCACCAGGCGCGCGGCGCGGTTGAAGTGCTCCAGCGCCACGGTCACCACCGGCACGGAAACGGTCTTGCCCTTCTCGTAGCCGCCGCTCAGGGGCGTCTCGACGAAAATGGTGCCATCCTGTCCGGGAGGGCGCGTCGGTTGCAGTACGGCCGCAGGCTTCTCCTGGTTGAAGAAGTCTTCCAGAGCTTTCTGGAATCGCCGGCGCCGCAGGAAAGCCTGGCGGCGCGCATCCCCGCCGGGGGCTGCCGGGATCTGGTACTCCGCGATCCTGTCCAATTCGGCATCGTCATAGCGGCGGAAGAAGGGCCGGTCAGTGGGCGCAGGATTGGTCTGCCCCTGGCCCGCCATCGGCCCCTCGGCGATCTGCTGAGCGCCGCGCCCCGGAGTCTCCGGCTCGGGGACGCGGATGTCGCCCAGCAGCATGATCTTGCCGGTGACCTTGCCGCGATACTTCTCCAGTTCCTCGGCGGTGTTCGCCACCACATGCACGGGTTCGCCGCTGATCGGACCGTTAGTGCCCGGCGTCCAAGCCATCGGCAGGGCGACGAACTGCATGAAGTCAGGCGACGTCATGCGCACTTCGCAGAACTGGTACGCCCAGCCACGGCCGAACTCGCCCCACGGCTCTACATGCGCGTTCGCCAGCCCCCACTGGGAAAGCTGATCGCGGCTCCACTCGTTCGCCTTCTTCATGTTGGGAGAGCCTGTGAGCCGCGGTCCGATCTTGTCGGTAAGGTCACTCATGACGTCCATGACCTTGCCGTGTCGGAACTCCTCCTCGCGCAGCCTCATGATGAACTCGTAGTCGATGGTGTCCGGCTTCTGGACCATGGGGATGTTGGGCTGCTGCGCTTCGGCGGCGGCCGGTTCCGCCTTGCCCTTCTTTTTCTGGGCATTGAGGCTGAGGGCAAAGGAAAAAACGATGCAGAGAGCGATTGTCGTCAGAAGGATTCTGCTAGTTCGCATGGAGAGAGGGGTCACTCCTGTATCAGATTTGAACCAAAAAGACTACCTGCAGGGACCGGGGACTGCAAACTCATTGCCGCCCGGGCGCCGGGTCCGCTTGGCCGCGGACCAGCAACGCCAGCCTGGGAAACGTGAATCGTCCTGCCGCATCGTCGATCACATTGACCTGGCAGGTATAGAAACCGGGCTTCAGGGTTGCCAGGGGCACATCGAGCCGGAAAGCGGCGGCGTGCCGCCCGGGGATGTTCACCTCCTGGCTGCGCATGACCGGCGTTTCGTAGCTCTTCGTCTTCCCCTGGAAGAACGAAACGCTGGCCAGCAGGTCGATCGCGTTCCGCTCGGACTTGCCTCCCATCGAGGCCGCACGCGCCGGGTCGTACACCTCGAAGTAAAGATAGAGATGTTGTCCCGAAGAGAACACGTGGGTAACGCTGGGCACCAGCTCCTGCCCGTCCTGCACCAGCGGGTTCTGCCCGCGCGCTTTCGGCGCCGGCTGCACCTGCGACGCCAGTACCACCGAACTCATGCGGAACGGCACTGTCTTCAGCCTGGGCACGACCAGGTCGGTTTCGAACGACCCCATGGCGCCGTTCTGGTTCTCGCGGACGACGAACTTCAGGTGGAACTTACCCGGCGGCAATACGAAGCCGCTGTCGTACTGCACGTTCTTGCGCCGCACCTCCCGGCCGCCTTCCACGGCGAGTTTCACCGTGTCGCGCACTTGCGCCATCGGACGCTTCTGGTCGTCCGTCGCCACCCCGAGCAGGTCGAGCGTGGCCTTGTCTTTGTCGCTGGAGCGCACGAAGGGGATCGCCTTCCCCGGGACCACCACCGAGATCGCCACAAAGTACTTTTCGTCTTCCAAACGGAAGTAGGCCGCCGACAGATAGACCGGCAGGTCGGTATTCGGCAGGTCGGAGGCCAGCTCTTCATCGAGCTGGCGCTCCCGGTCCTCGCTGCTCGCATGCTTGAAATCCGCTGGCGCGTAATAACCGCGGCGGTATTCGAGCTTCAGGTCGGGACGGTTCACGCGCACCGAGATCTTGCGGAAGCGGCCGTCGCGCGCCGGGTTGTTGCTGTGATATCCGAGCACGTAGTACATGCTGGTGTCCTGTTGCACCCGAGTGAACACCTGGCTGAAATCGTTGGTGTCGAGCAATGCGCGCCCGCCGGTGTCGCCGGCCAGCGTGACCAGGGTCTCCTGGGTGGCGAAGTTGGAATCGTACTGGTTCAGGGTCGCCCGCCCTGAGTACGCCGCGACGCCGCGCAAGCTGGCGTTCTCGGCGCTACCGCCCGGCGGCATGGCCTCCAGGCCGCGCAGGTCCATGGTGTAGAGCGCGACGTTTGCCCGGACGGCCTCGTTGATGGCCGCCCGCAGCTGCGACTGGTTCTCGACCCCGGTCCGGTTCATCCCGCTGGAAAAATAGATGACCGACTTCTTCTGCTGCAGCCCGCCCAGCATCGAGGACAGCGACCGCAACGCTTGCAGCCTGCGGTCGGTGTTGAAGATGTTGTATTCAGTTTCGTCGGGAGTGAAGGCCTGGGCGGTGTCGGCCGTGCCCTCGGTGGTCCCGGTGGAGCCTTCGGCGAATCCCTCGCTAGAGATGGAGCTCAGCGCCTCCAGGGCCTTTCGCAGCTGTGCACGGTCGCTGGTGAAATCCTGGTTGATCTGCAACGACGTTCCCAGCGACGTCACCGCGACCAGGTCGGCCGGGGCCATCTGCTTGTCGAGATAGTTCTGCGCCGCTTTCACCGCCCGGTCAATCTCTTCCGGCTGCATCGAGCTCAGGTCGAACAGCAACACGATCAGCCGGCGATTGCGCAACTCCGGCGGCCTTGCCGGCTCCACCTGCGGCGCGGCCGGCGCCGGACGCGTCTGCTTCAGCACCGGCGCCTGCGGGACTTCGGGCAGAAGCTGCATCTCGGTGTTCTCCACATCGAAGGAGGCGACCCGCTGCTGCTTCCCGTCCTCCAGGACGGTGAATTCGCCGGGCGCGAGGTCGCGTACCAGGTTCCCCTGCTTGTCGCGCACGGTCACGTTGACCAGCACCACTTCCGAGCGGGCCTTGATGGTGTATGGCGCCTGCGCCGCGTCCTGGGCGAGCGAAACCGGCAGCAGTTGCGCCGCGCATAGCAGTGCGCCCACGAGCCGGGCAAGCGGATTGTGCTTCGTCAGCATCAGAATCGGAAACGCGCCAGCAGTTGGATCTTCCGCATCGAGCCGACGCCGGTCACTCGCCCGAACTGGGGCGTGCCGACGATGGTGTCGATGGTGGTGAACTGCGGGGTATTGAACACGTTATTAGCCTGCGCGCGGAACTCGAGTGTGCGCGTGTCGCCCAAGGGAATGGTCTTGGTCATCGCCATGTTGAAAAGCACGCTGCCCGGCCCACGCACGATGTTCCGGCCCGAGTTCCCGAACTGGCCGGCAGGGGGCACGGCGAAAGCAGCGGTGTTGAACCATTCGAGGGTCGTCGGATCCGCAAGCCCGATCGGTAGTCCGGTCCAATCGGCGCGCAGCGACCCGTTGCTGCCCCGGTTGACGTCCAGCGGATCGCCGAGCACGCGCACGGTGAACGGCATCCCGGACGCGATCGTCCAGTCGCCGCTCCACTGCCAATCGCCGAACGCGTCGCGCAGCACGCCCGGTTGCGTCAGCCAGCGCCGGTCATGCCCCCAAGGCAGCTCCCAGAGGTAATCGGCGGTGAACTTGTGCCTCTGATCGAAGCTGGAGGGCCCGCGCTCGGCAGCCAGATCGAAGGCGTCCTGCGCCACGACCGACTGCCCGCCGCCGATGCTGGAAGCGTTGTCGATGGACTTGGAGAACGTGTAGGTCCCTCCGATGGAGATCCCCTGCCGCAAGCGCTTCCGCAAGCGGATGCTCCCCGCGTGGGCCACCGAACTGCCCTCCGAGAATTCCAGCAGGAACGGATTCGCATTGGGGATCAGCAGTCCCGTGGCGGTGCGGTTCGGATCGTCCACCACATCGAGATGCGAGCCCTTGGTGCCGGTGTAGTCCACATTGAGCACCAGGTCCGAGCGCAGCTCGCGCTGCACATCCACGTTCCAGATCTGCACGTATCCCAGCCGGTAGCTCACATCGACCGCATAGCTGTTGGTGATGGTGGAGGGCGCCGGCGCCGGAAAGCCGCTCTCCAGGGTGAGCGTTTGGGTCGATGATTGCCGGTTGTTCTGGGTATTGGAGAAGGGCGGCTGGAAGGCAAGGTTCTGCACCATCGCGCTGTACTGACCGGTGTTGTAGTTGATGCCGTAACCGGCGCGCACCACCGTCTTCGCGAACGGCTTCCATGCCACCCCGACGCGCGGGGCGAAGTTGTTGCGGTCGGGCCGGACCAGCGTCTCCGGGAATTGGCCGCTGTACGGGCCTGCCTGCCCCGGCAGCACCGGTGCCACCGCCGTGAAGGTCGGGCTGATGTCGAGATTCGCGATCAGGTTATTGATCTCCGAATACGGAGAGACATACTCGTAGCGCAGCCCGAGGTTCAGCGTCAGATTGCCGCGCACGCGCCATTCATCCTGCACGAACAGGTCCCAGGAATTCCCCCGGAAGTGATAGTTGTTGGCCCCGAACTGGAGCGTCGTCTGCTGCGCCAGTCCCACCAGGAAATCGGCGAAATCAAAGCCGGTATTCACGCCGGTGAAGGTGAAGCTGCCGCGCGCGTTGCTGTCGGTCTGGGTGTTGAGCTGGATGCGCCGGAAATCGCCGCCCCAGCGCAGCGTGTGCTTGCCGCGCACCAGGCTCATGGTGTCGCCGACGCTGAACGTCTGGTCGCGCCGGCGCAGGGGATTGATGTCGGTGATCCCTTGGAAATTCGTCAGCCCGATGTTGGGGATCCCCCAGTCGAACGGATTCGGGGAGACTTCCGTGACCCCGGCGATCCCGGCGACGTCGGTCTGAAATGCGTAGAGGTTCTGCGTCGTGATCCGGTTGCGATTGAAGTCCACGCGGAAGAAATTGGTGAGCTTGCCGATGGACCGCACGTACGTGACCGGAACATCGAAGGAACGCGTGCTGGTGGTGCCGCCGACGGTAGGGAATGGGTTGGTCAGGTTGCTGCCGCTCGCCTGGTAGTGGAAGCCGATGGAGAGGTTGTTCCGCTTGCCTCCCCGTTGCCGCGGGCCGACCGTCCCTCCACCCAGCGCGCGCATCAGCCGGAAGTTGAGATTGTCGGTGTTGTTGGTGGCGGCAGTGGTGTACTGGAAGTTCTGCACCGCCCCGGGAAGATTTCCTTGTGGGATGTAATTCAGCAGGCTCAGCGCAGCCGCGTCCATGCAGGCTGCCGGGATCTGGCTGTGAACGCCATTTGGGTCGGTGGTCAGGTTGGTGAGCAAGCCGGGGGTGAGCAGGTTTCCGTTGGTGTCGTGGGTCGCACCCAGCGGGCTGCCGACCGCCAGCGGCACCACTCCCAGGTTCTGCGCGCTGATCGCCGCCGCACACCCGGACCGGCTGTTGAACACATCGACCAGAGCCTGGTTCGCGACGTGGCCATCGGCCAGCGAATCGGGATAAATGCCGTTGCGCTGGTCCGCCGTCGGCACGGTGGAAAAGGTGTTGTAGGGGTTTTCGCCCCGCGTCCCGTTGTAATTCAGGAAAAAGAAGGTCTTCGAGCCACCTTTGTAGATCTTGGGGATGTTCAACGGCCCACCGAGGCTGGCGCCGAACCGCTGCTGGCGGTATTCGGGCTGCTGCGATGCGATCCCCTTCAGGTCATACGGCGCCGCATCGAAGGCTGAGTCTCCGATGCTGTAGTAAACCATCCCGTGGGGCCTGTTGAAGTTGAATCGTCCTCTTCCCCGGCCGCTCATCATGATGAAAGGCCCGCCGGGACCGCCGGGTCCGCCAAACCCGCCGGGCCCGCCCGGCCCTCGCCCTCCGGCCTGGCCCTGCTGCTCCCGGTACTCCTGTACCCGTTGCCGGAACTCATCGCTGCTCATGGAGCCGAAGTCGTTGGGATTGGCAGTGCCGGCGACCGCGACTGATTCTGTCGCCGCATCCGGCGCCATTCCCGGCACCGGCATGCCCTGCGGGACGATCTGCTCGGCGCCTCCAGCTTCTCCGCCATTCTCGCTCTGGGTCACCCCCAGGCTCTGGAAGCCGCGGCCCGACTGCATCGCCGCCACCGCTTGCTCCGGCCCTTCCTCTCCTGGACGCTTGGCCCGCGATGCCAGCACCAGCTCGAAATCAATCTTTGCGCCTGGATTGGCGGCGTTGATCACCACTTCCTGAGTGGCGGGAGCGAAGGCGGTGAACTGCGCACGCACCACGTATCGCCCGTTCGCCGGGACGTGCAGCTTGTAACTGCCGTCCACGTCGGTGGAAGTCGCCGCTTTCTGGCCGGTCAGGGTGTTGGCCGCCGACACCGTCACTCCGGGCAGCGGCTGCCCGCCCGACCTCACCACGCCGCTGATGTCGCCGCCCGCCTGCTGCGCCATGGCCGCGCTGCAGCAGAGAAAGGAGCCCACAACCATCCGCAGGATGGGGTAGAGCTGCTGTGAGGGCCGCTTCATCTCCTAGAGATTCCAGACCATCTGACCTGTGCCCACGAGGGTCGTCACTGGCGCGGTTCGGCAGGAGGCCCCTGCGGCGACTGGCCGCGCACGCTGCCCGGCTGGCCCACGTTCAGGACCGACGGAACGAACACCCCGTCCTTGATCTGCCCGCGTCCGAAGACGTGATCGCCCGCTTTCAGGTCGCCCAGGGTCACGCTCTCCCCCTGCTTGCGGAACGAGGTGCTCTCGTCCACGGCGATGGTCTGGGTCACGCCATCCGGCCGCGCGATCGTGAGCTTCAGCCCGTCGACGGACTTGATCTCGCCGGCGATGAATTCCTTGCCCAGCCCTTCGCGGAACTGCTGCCGCGTGCCGCCCATGCCCGACCCGCTGCGCGTCATCACGCCCGCCGCGACGTAGGTGTCATCGGACGTGCGTTCGCCGCGCACCATCACCATGTCACCGACCTTGAAGTCGCTGAGCTTCGCGTCCTGCTGGTCCTTGCGGAAACGGGTCTCCGGAGTCAACTTCACTGTGACCGTGCGTTCGTCGAAGGTCTTCAAGGTCAGTGTGTCGTTGGCAATGGCGGTGATGGTCCCGCCGACACCAGGCCGTCGCCCGCGCTCGCCGCCTTGGGCGGCGCCCTGCGGCCTTTGCGGTGACGAACCCGGCTCATTCGTCTGCCCGAATGCACACAAACCCAGCGCGAGGACAACGATGATGGCGCGACGCATGGCTACCTCCGCGAACATCTTTTGTAACTCGTTCTGCGCGCCGGAGTTGCCGCTGTTTTGTAAAGAATTGTCAACGTTCGGGCTGGAACAGATAGCGCTCCTTGCGGTGGCTGGCGAACGACTCCGCCACCTTCAGGAACGCCTGCGCCGCGTGCGACAGGCTGGAGTGGCGGCGATAGACGAGGCGCAGCTTGCGGTCGAACCTCAGCTCGCGGGCGGGCACGCGCACCAGCTCGCCGCGCGCCAGCTCCGGCTCCACGCAGATCAGCGGGATGAGCGCCACCCCGTTCCCTGCCGC harbors:
- a CDS encoding FAD binding domain-containing protein: MIPRFEWSDAHSLDEALSQLRSKVLVKAGGVDLMDRLKEGLDTPTRLVNIRTIPGLDYVREDAGGLRIGPMTTLATIADHPVIRRRYVALADAALRAATPQIRNMATVGGNLLQRPRCWYFRSGQFHCLRKGGDRCFAQDGENESHAIFDNSVCAIVHPSAAACALTALGAKLEIRGKKGVREVPLDGFFVRPEQDVTREHSLAEDELLTEIRVPALPDSARTAYTKVGQKESFDWPLAEVAVLLDQRGGAVDRASIILGAAAPIPWRAEAAEKALAGKAVNAQSAREAARAAVHGATPLSQNAYKITIFEAVVRRTILAAAGQEA
- a CDS encoding (2Fe-2S)-binding protein yields the protein MSKRKNPPPDTPPGISRRSFLKGAGVAAAGTAVLDSGLLAHAAIPPRVAGPGAAAITLNINGTARRVTVEPRTTLAEALRDDLHLTGTKVVCDRGSCSACTVLLDGVPVNSCMTFALDVGTRKIRTIEGLGDPEHLHPVQAAFVEHDGMQCGYCTPGMVMSCAALLERNPDPRPEEVQQAISGNICRCGTYPKVVEATLATARSRKGA
- a CDS encoding M20/M25/M40 family metallo-hydrolase codes for the protein MRTSRILLTTIALCIVFSFALSLNAQKKKGKAEPAAAEAQQPNIPMVQKPDTIDYEFIMRLREEEFRHGKVMDVMSDLTDKIGPRLTGSPNMKKANEWSRDQLSQWGLANAHVEPWGEFGRGWAYQFCEVRMTSPDFMQFVALPMAWTPGTNGPISGEPVHVVANTAEELEKYRGKVTGKIMLLGDIRVPEPETPGRGAQQIAEGPMAGQGQTNPAPTDRPFFRRYDDAELDRIAEYQIPAAPGGDARRQAFLRRRRFQKALEDFFNQEKPAAVLQPTRPPGQDGTIFVETPLSGGYEKGKTVSVPVVTVALEHFNRAARLVDKKQPVQVEVNVETRFYDDDDKGYNTVAEIPGTDPKLKDQLVMLGGHMDSWHGGEGATDNGAGVAVAMEAVRLLKVLGVKPRRTIRVALWSGEEQGLLGSRGYAKEHFGSRPENPRERELPSFMRSPAGPLVLKPEQKLVSGYFNYDNGTGKIRGIYLQENAAVAPIFKAWMEPLRDLGMTTLSMRTTGGTDHLSFDAVGIPGFQFIQDPMDYNTLTHHSNLDVYEHIRPDDLKQAAVVMATFVYNTAMRDDMLPRKPIRPDEPRPAVPESPEEKKGEPAPPPANPLNPASPMPEQKPEAPKQ
- a CDS encoding xanthine dehydrogenase family protein molybdopterin-binding subunit, coding for MPPHAQQSAPDSKLDTKQQELLIGIPGSAEGVQKIERNVPSDEPPQLPPNAELKVIGKRVPRYDGPFKVSGAAKYPSDVHLPGMLYARFVNADVPHAKIVSIDTSQAEKHPGVKAVHVIEHIRGQAELQDKSKELPSRYPIVRYAGQPMAAVAATTTAAALEAVSLVKVTYDALPFVVDADKARQPDAPLVFPGPAAAAGTAGGGGGPASAPQKGNVRGPNPARRGGGPKGDVEKGFAESDAIVEAEYRTQVQTHSALETHGVVADWKPDGLTVYASTQSTLSVRDELAEIFDLPKTKVRVLTEYMGGGFGAKFGAGNPGAVAAQLSRKAGVPVRLFCDRKEEHWATGNRPSSHQYVKVGAKKDGTLQAIKWTSYGTAGVGTGAGTAGPAQNLYQCPNVLTEEYDVFTNAGPGAAMRAPGHPQGVFGLEQTMDALAEKLGIDVLDFMDKNDASPARRQERRIGAEKFGWTQKRRKPNSDPGPVKRGVGVAQSVWYRIVGMNSACEVRIHKDGSVEALSAVQDIGGGIKTVIAQIVAEELGLQPRDITVRIGDTQSPPGPPSGGSQTTASITPAVRNAAYKVKEDFLKEVASAWRVPVDSMTIGDGKVSSRNGKSVSFRQAAASLPTETISATARRSPEYGKRELMFLGGVQFAEVAVDTETGIIRVERVVAVHDCGRPMNLLSLESQVNGGILQGISYALYEERRLDRNTGIMVNPNLEEYKIIGAKDMPQIEVHFIEDYLARSSTDASGIGEPAKVPTAAAVANAVYNATGVCMYELPMTPARVLTALGKVKQQTGGAA